The Melanotaenia boesemani isolate fMelBoe1 chromosome 17, fMelBoe1.pri, whole genome shotgun sequence genome segment tggcATGTTCTTCCTGTGCATGACTTCTGGTATGCTTGCTTcctacaacataaaaaaaaaataaataaataaaaataaaaaacatgcatgtcatGTTAGGCTAATGTATGTTTCCAAAATCCTTTCTGGGAGTGACTTTTAAGTCCTGTGATGTGCTGTCAACCCCACCACCCATAAATTACCTCTGTTCGTAAGCATAAACTGTAAGTGGTTTGGCTTGTTGAATATTTGGCATACATTTGGAAAGCTGAGATTCTTGGATTCAACTGATGCAAACATTGTGAAATATGGTGACTGCAGTGTATGGATGGgcattttaagacattttttaaagtcGAGTAAGAAAGCCAGTTAAAATCTATTAGTTGTGACATTGTCATTAATGCATGCCCTCTACCCACgagaatttaatattttgtggaCTAGTGGCATTTATTGTAAAACTGTactaaatatgttaaaatgtcATTTGTGACTGCCTTCCTCTTTTTCAGAAAATGCTGTATTTTTCTAGTAACAAATACATCTGTGTTACATTCTGAatatttgtggtgtttttttcttttttgtttttcttaagagTCTCTGAGTCCAGGCTGCGAGAGACCATGCAAGCTGTTGAACCCTTCGGGAATCTCCTTCGTGGTCTGTGCTTGAACCCTATTCAACGGCGGTTATATTCTGTCCCTGCCCCACTGTCATTGTGGCACATGGATGGGTATCACAAACTTATTCGGTAATTAACGTTTTAAAACGTTTGACCTACACTACCGCTCAAAAGTTTGGGATGACTTTTGCATTATATCCAACAGAAAAGTGATCACAAATGTTTGAGTGGTAGTGTATTTTAAATTATCCATCCCTAAGTGATAGTGTTCTTATTTATTAGTATTGGTTCTacttgttttgggttttttccaGGTGGAGAATTGTTATTCATGGGTGTATAGATGGTTACAGCAGAAAGATAATGTACCTCCATGCttctaacaacaacaaggcttCAACAGTTCACCAGGCCTTTATGGGAGCTGTCCAGCAGTTTGGTTTGCCACACTGTGTCCGCAGTGACAAGGGTGGTGAAAATGTCACAGTGGCCAGATTTATGCTTGAACATCCGCTCCGTGGACCAGGTATCTATATTACACTCACTGTTCCCCACAGAACTTCACTCATTGAATTCTTGACTTAGTAATAAACAAAGTTATGATAAATACATAATTAAGTTGGGAAGTCTGCAAAGTCtgatttatatacatgtttatgtacatatttatctactgtacatactcaccctgtcagaccagATACTGCAcatattatgtgtgtgtggtctttCTTAAaatcacctgtgtgcttctgcctGCTGCACCAGTACTGCTGCAACAAAGTAATtaccccactgagggactaataaaggtttcttattATTACTCCAGTACCGTAATTTAGGTGAATGTCTACAAACTGTAGTTGTTGGGGGCtgagaagttgttttttttaacagactcACTGTGTTGTACAGCCACACCTAGTGACAGTAAAAAATACAGCTTATCAATACTTGAATGCAGTTTCTTTGTCCTGCTTACAAAGTGTATAACGAGTCTTGCTccatattacatttttctctcATGTGATCAGTTGGCATAAATATTCACATCCTTAACCCTCACTAACAGCAACAGTGTTTAGGAGAAGGGATGCATGTTTAATGGAGGTACTTTATTGATCCCCGAAGGGAAATGAGAAAACCAGTAAATAAACCTGCAGGTGTATGTTAACTAAATATGTGGACAtcactcttattattattgaagtcttaaataaaatgtagagtTGACtgcaaataaatattattcatCTACCCtgtcagaactgaaaaaaaaacccacttaGCTCTGGCTTTTCTGCTAAAGTACAAGAAACAGTAAAGTTAAAGAATGACActtgttacattttttatttactttaaccAGGTAGTAACACATGCCTTCTGTTGGAGGGGCTTGAACAGTCAgtgtttgttattattttattactatGTACTGCACAATCGGTTGAGGATGTGTTCAATCCAGTGGTTGAGGAGTCTAGACATGCTAGTCGTTAGCCTCTCCAATGCTAACACAAGGATATCCGTGCTAATGTTTAGCAAAGGGAGTACACAATCCAGTGGATGACCAGCCTAAGCATGCTAGTGTAACGGGTGTGTCTATGGTCCTCTCAGTTCAGTTCCTCACCGAGTCCACACCCGTGACTCTTTATGTAGTCTGCGTTGTGTTCATATGCATGATGATGAATAAGACCACGCTGGACCATGTTGCTGGTTGCTCTTTAAtagctgtacaaataaaacagcaatgaGCTGTGACATGCAGCTTGCTTCATACAGGATGGTCAACAGCCTCCTTCTCTCAGACAGCAAAGCGCGGACTGATGCCCAATACAGGCCTAAGACAGCTCTTTGTACTACAACAATGACATTTTCTTAgttgaaaataaagagaaaataaacaaataaacgcTCATCCAACTGACAGCAGTTACATATGAATGTGTATCAGATACAACCAGAAATAAATGCTTAAtttataacaaacaaaacagacatacctgtacaaataaaacagaaatgaactGTGACATGCACCTTGCTTCATACAGGATGGTCGACAGCCTCCTGCTAGTGAACACATAAGGAGACCCTGTAGCAGGGGCGTCTCCAGGATTTTGACACATCTGGGGCTTAGCCCAGAAGAGAAAATCAGATGAGGGTGCGAAGCGCTGTCTGAAATTTTCCGATGTAGAGACATGCTCCACATACCCTACAGGTATCTGTTTATCTGGATTCAATTGATTAAGGTATTTCATTGTTACCAGTTAATACAAAATAGGCTAGCAATTTCACAAACTTCCCTCAATGGCCCAGGCACAAAAATGCCCCATTCATCAAGTTGAACATACCAACAGCAACTATTCagcaacagaaaacactgagatGTTTAATAAACCAGGCATATTGTCATGTACAGTATTtacattgttttactttgtaCATTTAATGCTCTTTACATACTCATATATTATCTATTTACATATTCTTTAACATAACACTCTTTAACATAGGTCTCTGCCTTAACTGTTCTTAACTCTACCTATTTGTCTTTAGATTTACTTCTAACATTTGTGTTGTTCAGTATATCTGTCTTAAACTGCACTCTGCAATCAACTTTAcatcttgtctttctttttctttcttcagttaTCAGGTACAATTAGATCTCTGCGTTAACTCTTTATCTGCACCAACTatctttgttcatttcttgtttGCAACTTTCTCCTTTCACTAGTGTTATTTAGCACTTAACTTTGACTCTCAGGGTGAAGGACaataattttcattaataaaaatactaattaaCAATTATacatttctatatatatatatatacaggctTGCTGTTGGGTCATGGCATCTTTGAGTGACATTTATTCAGttgtatatttactttttttttttcttttaatgttgctttaaagtgCTTGTGTTGTCTGTTATGGTATGAACGATTTAGTAtcataattatattttgtatgtgTTGTATGCTCTGTATGAGTTTCTGCTCATTTACTGTATGTACTAAGATGTGTTTGGTGCGAATTTTATATATTGTCACTTCTGAAAATCtgaagacaagaccccaggaagaacagcagctgctttgcaaaagctaatggggatcttaatcaattaaacattaaacagctaCAGTAAAGGAGGCAGGCTGTGCAGGATTCCTGTCTGCCAGCTACAGTAGCTGCTACCatgcatgaaaaagaaaataaacataatggtCAACGTTATAGCCCAACTTGAACTTTAACTACTTTCCTTGTCTAGAAGAAGCCCAagcttttactacttttaccTACTTTTAGGTACATACAAAGTCCTCAAAGTCCTCTGTATTTACAGACCGAAGCTAATATCAGATCATTTTGTCCCATGTAATATCAACTagctgctagctagctagctagctagggttaccccaccccacccccccgcGAAATTACACAGGtttacaaagtcatttctaTTCCCATTACCTCTTTGACTGCTTGCAACCTTTGGGGTAAAGAACtgggatatttttttctgtgacatcGTCCTGCCTGGCGCCTCTGTGCGCCCGGTGCTTGCCTGACACCATGAATGACGTTACGTGCAACCTGGAAGCATGTTAACCACTTGCGTGCCAAAGCCAAAGTCGcagcttacaaaacaaaaaaaatgaaatagaataaataaataatgacaatagtaataataaaacatgtccaaaaacactgttttattgaAGCATTCAGTATGAGATTTGTTTGAACTTTGAAGATGtcatcaaaaaataaataattatataaataaaaaataaataaataaaatattatatccggggctaattaaaaaacatccgTGGCTTTAGCCCCGAATGTTTTAGCCTAGGGACGCCACTGCCCTGTAGCTGTACAGTACGTGGGATTGCTACAATCTTGGACAATCAAACACCACAAAACTGCATGTCAAGTGCTTCGGAAGAGTTAACAATCCTAGATAGTCAATTTGCATGGATAAAATTACAGAAATACTCAATTAACTATGAGCAGAAAAATGCACCGTACCTTCTCTCAGACAGCAAAGCGTGGACTGAGAGCACTGCCATGCGGGCTGAGAACGGCGCAGCCCTGACGTCATCAAACAGTGACGTCTTAAAGGGACAGTACACTGGAGTAGAAACAAACTACCAAACATATTCTGAACAAAAGGGAAGGAAAGATTTTCTAGTTCAATCGGGATTTGGTGgtatttcaaacataaaattaaagatATATCACCTTTGTTACATTCACCCCCCATGAAATCCACCAATATCCTGATGACAGTTCTTCTGCAGGAAAGTAAAAAAGGACATGTCTCATACTGGCACACACTGGCACAAGTGAAATGAAAGACCTAGTCTTCACAGTCAACTGAAAAGTTACCCTTTGTGGAAggtacagggaagaaagagggTGATCAAGCCTCCCAATTCCCTTAGCTCAAGGTGACGCCTGTTACGCCACCCACACTTCCTGCACGTGTCCTAACCTGGCCTTCAGTACCATCATGCGCCTGTGAGGTGGTGTGAACAGAGGTGTCAGCATTTAGTGCAAGTGAAGTGGGTAAGTTGTCAGCAGAGGCCTGAGCAGGACTAGATACTGGACCAAGGGGCAATAGGTCCCTGGAAACAGCCAATTCAGACTCTTGAGAGTCTGCGAGTGGTGAAATCGCTGGCCCTGCCCTGCTATCCCTGGAACACGATGGGTCCTGTGCATCCACATCAAGAGCCGAACCTCCAAGCACTGAAACAGTCACATCTCCTCTGTCAGTGTCATCCGGTTCAGATCCCACACTGTCCAGTGACCCATAAGATGCAGCATCAATATGATTAATCTCAGGAAGTGGCAGGAAGTTGACATCCAGTAGAAGATTTCTGTGCACAACTTTTGTGCGTCCGGCCGCATCCTGGATTTTATAGACATGGATATTTGGGTTGACTCCAACAACTGTGTACATACAATCCTCCCATTTATCAGCAAGTTTCCTCTTTCCTCGTTCACCCTTATTTGCCACCAAAACTCGATCTCCCACAGACAAGCACGTTCCCCTGATGCGCCTGTTATACTGGTGGGCTTCGTGTCGCTGCTCGGATGAAGAGTGTCTCTGGGCAATTTCCATGGCACACTTCAGTGAGGAAAGAAGAGACTTGGCATATGAGTCATAGTCAACAACTTTGGGATCATTCAGAACTGGCTTGAGCATGATGTCCACCGGAAGTCTAGGAACATGCCCAAACATCAGGAAGAAGGGCGCATAACCAGTTGTTTCATGGACAGTGGCGTTATAGGCAAATGTTAGAGACTGGATTTGCTCTGGCCATTGTTGTTTCTCTTTAAGAGGAAGGGTACGCAACATGCAGCCTAAGGTGCGGTTGAATCGCTCAGTTACCCCATTCCCTATTGGGTGGTAAGCAGTTGTATGGGATTTCGCAACACCTGCCAACCAAAGAAGCTCTGAAATAAGGTTGCTCTCAAAATTTGTGCCTTGGTCAGTGTGTATTCTTTCTGGGAAACCATAAACACAGAACACATTATCCCAGAGCTTTTTGGCAACCTGTTTTGCCGTCTGGTTGGCACAAGGGAATGCATGAGCAAGCTTGGTGAAGTGGTCGGTAACCACAAGAACATCCACTTATCTCTGCTTGCTATCTTCTGCTGACTAAGAGTCTAAACACACCAACTCCATTGGTGCAGAGCTCACGATACTTTCCAGAGGTGCTCGGGCAGCAGGTTCTGGTGATTTTCCAAGCACACACCTCTGACAGCATCTGACATATGCACGCACATCTTTCTCCATATCAGGCCAATAAAAGCGTTGCCTTTCCAGTGAGAGAGTACGGTCCTGGCCCTGATGACCCGCCAGGTCATGGATACCTGAAAGCGCTGAGTCTTGTAGACTCCGAGGCAGCACAAACTGGAACCTTCTGTGCCCAGACATGGGGTCCTTAGACACCCTATACAGCACACCATCATGGACTTCTAATTTGTCCCACTGCTTGAACAGCCTAAGGACCTTCAAGTCAGTTCCATGCCTCTCACGCCTGGAGAGAGCAGCAACAAAGGGCAACACTTTAGAGATCACAGGGTCCTGCTGTTGGCTGGACTGCAACTCTTGAATAGAGAACATGGGCAATACATCCTGACCACCTGATATCTGTTGAACCTGGTGGGTCAGGCAAAGTGCTCTATACTCAGCTGCTTCAATCCAGTCACAGTGAGCCTCACAAAGAGCTCTGATTTCAGTTTGACCATATGCCCCACTGAATTTTGGAAAGTCTGATGAGTCAAGAGCCTGAGTTTGACAAGTGAACCTGAAAACATCCTGCACCGAACTCTCCTCAATCTCATTAGCTTCCCAGAGCAGAGATGGGTATGGTTCCTTCAGCAGCCTTTGACCAACTGATTTTGCAAAAAGGTCACGGCTGAGAGCGTCCGCAACCACATTTCGCTTCCCTGGGAGATGTTTGAGATCAAAAGAGTAAGATGCAAATTTGGACACCCAGCGGATCTCACATGCACCCAGCTTTGGCTTTGTCAAAAGGTAGGTAAGCAGATTATTGTCTGTCCACACGGTGAAACTACGGCCCCGTAGCCAATGGCTAAACTTTTCACACATGCTCCACTTTAGAGCCATGAATTCCAGCCTATGAGCTGGATATTTCCACTGTGATGCGCTGAGAGTCTTGCTTGCAAAAGCAATAGGTCTGGCACTGGACTCTCCACGTGGCACTTGAGATAGTACCGCACCAAGACCGTCCAATGACGCATCCACAGACAAGATAAAAGGTTCATCAAAGTCAGGGTGGGCAAGTACGATGCACTCCAACAACATGTTCTTCAGTTGACTGAATGCAGCTTCACATTCTGCTGTCCAATCCGCAGGGCTAAGCTTACAATAGACACCTTGTGACTTCTTGTCTCTAGCAGCACTGCCCCGTCTTCTGACCAGCTGTAAGTGCAAACAAAGACAAGAAGGACTTAATCCTTCAAACAGAGGGTGTACAACCATCAACCTCCATGAGATCTTGAACAGCCATGTTGGCGATGACCTCTACCTTTGAAGGATCCAACTGAATTTAGAATTTGTTTTCAGTCTGATTTCACCTTATTTtcttaaaacctgaaaaacacTTGACGTTTCCCCCTTTGGTTTAGTGCAATGACGGGCAATTACATTATTaagatatttacattaaatgaactaTTAATGTAGAAAATATAACAACTTGATATAATTATGACTGACGTGCATTACAACTTACAAATCACTGTGGCTCTATgaaattacaaaacatttaattacaaaatacatttcacattatgattagAATGACTTGTCAAGATCTACAAGTTGTTTAAATGTTCATACATGTTCATTTCCACATCATGAcaacctgaactgactcacatCATCATACGAAACTATGTCAGATTTATTTagttagaaaaatataaaagatagaaCAAATTATTCCCCTGCtttgtatatttattaaatacacTGTTAGAAATTGCTGTAAATTTACCTCAAAATATCAACAGTATTATTCTGTTATATTTAAATGCAGTACATTACTGTAAATTTTGGCTGGTGAAATGACTTAGATGAAAAATAACGGTATTCTACAGTATTAATGCtaagagggaaaaaagacagTACTTTACAGTATTTTTCGTATTGCATTGTGGGAACTGAAAACTGCTTTGAGCCCACATGTGTTCAAGTTGTgatttttcatcttgtttttcatCCATCTTCACCTTGTGAATTAAAAGGTAAGTGCCTCTTTGGTTTTCTTGTTAGCATAGACAAAATACATAACATTTGCAACCAATGCATATTACGCTGTGATGATTTGGTACACTGTTAAATATTGCTCCGTcaaaaaaacagtaaagacCTGGCAGCACGGTTGCCAGCAAGTTACTATAAAATCAACAGTGTCTTGCTGTTGCTGAAATTTACAGTTTGCTACTGTTTATGTAAATACAGCATAAAGCTGCTATTTTCTATCTTTACAGCAAAATACTGCCAAAACATGTAGCAGTTAATTAatgcttatttacattttttcacaaGAGGTATATTTGCAGAATATTACTGTACACTGCTGTACAAATACAACATATTCTGCTGTACAAGCTATTGAGTAAAGGATTGCTAGCAAAAAGAACtacaatgatgttttttttatgtttcttttctaAATCTTGTGATATGTTAAGTTATTGCTTAGCAGTCTTGCTATAAAAATACcatattttaaaacagtgtaaaaatataacttttGAAATGGTGAGTTGAAATTTTAAGACAAACAATACAGCTTCAAAATGTCTTTTCAAAACATGTCACTCTTTATTAAACTTTTGAATAGCATTTAAAAAGCTttcttgaaaaacaaataaaagcctGACACACGTTtatgaaaaaaactaaaatttcagCTATTTAAAAAGTAAGCTTCAAGAAGTGCAGTAGCGTGAACACTtgacacaaataaatacaaaaaatataatcaaaatTAGTATGacttaaatgaatgaaattgcAAAACATTTGTATAATATTAGAAGGTAGACAATAACAAAGCACAAAGCTTGTCCATGTAAATAAACTTCAATTTCAGacacataaataatataaattatcAATACCGTGTTTTAACAAGTCCTGTAGTCTGTCTAAAAACTGAACTCTGGACATGAACAGAGTGACTGAGTGAGTAGGTACATAACTGAAAGTGGCTGAGTGAACATCTGAACAACTAAGTCAGTGACTATCTGACCAAGAAtgacaaagtgaaaaaaatagtgtgtgtgtgaattactGGCTTGACTGTATTATATGAAGTCCCACGCAAAGTCCATAAGTTTCTTGAGTAGACTGGAGACACGAGGGTTGACTGATGTCACCTTCTTCTGGGCGATCTTTCCTGTCTTCTTTGACTGAACTTTTCCACGTCCAGCCTTGGTGCCTCTCTCGGGATTGATCCCGATGAACCACCTGAAAAATAAGAATTGGTGTTTTCTAATTAAAGTTTACTCGGtaatataaatacaacaaagtcTATTCTTGTATCAAGAACACTGCCCTGTACTACACGAGGTGTAGGTAATGTTACATTTTAGCATCTTTTTAGGAGTTACACATTGTCACCTGTAATCCATATACAAAAATGATTCATGAAAAGTGGTAGTTTTCACTGCCCTAATTAGTGGCAGGAAAGCTGTTTTAACAAGCTCCAGGATTCAGATGTTTTGGGCATCTGCATCTGTGAGATTAAATGTGAGCAACACAAGGTCCTCAAAATGCTCACATCACACAATAGTAGCTGAAGGATGTAAGGATCATGGCATCTAACCTTTGAATGAATTCCAGTGTGCATGCAGCATCGTCATGGTACTGAAGATTGAAGGCGTAGTAAGtagaaaaaacagcagcaagCCCAGTCAGAAAAGTTGGCTGTATGCCCTCACAAATTATGTGCTCTTCAAGGCTGATCATCCAGCGGTGAATACAGCTTCCTGGTGTTTCACCTGAAACTTTACAAAGAAACCCCTGTGTCAGCActgacataaaaatgtattaatttgcCATGGCTACATTGCAAATGAATgcaaaagaaatggaaaacttTTCATACATTCACAAATAAGTGCTAttcttttaacaaaagaaattaattttaatatgttGATCATGGACTAGTCTTGATGGACTTTAATTCAAAAGGTGCATATACTGTGTGTTATGAAATTATGTAGCAACCTTTAAAGTATCTAACTTAGTGCCCTTATTCCCAGTATTGTTCAATTTTGTGAAGAAATTAACACTTTTGCTGATATCCAGAAAACCTATGGATTAtgtaatcataaaaaaatattttcatatttctaaACATACCACAGAGTATCAGTCGAGGAGTTGCAGGTAGTGTGAGGGTCCTTTCAACATCAGCTGCCGTGTCACATGCCTAGGACACAGTTATAAAAGAGTTCCCTGTATTTCATGGATTAAATAGAGACATCTATTTTGCTTGTCAGAACAACCATAgcatgatagaaaataaagagaaaaagcaacttacatttgcaAGAAGGATCAACCCTTCCAGTGTCTCAGAGAAGTGAGCCATTAGAAGTTGGATGATGCCGAAGGACAGTTCTAGGTTTGGACCCAGTGAAAGGACTGCACGGACATCTGCATTGgtgggtttgtttttaaagaactcTACAATGGTGCTTCCACACTCCTCCATTGCAAGTTCAAGTGCACGTAACACTTTGATATCAGTGAGAAGCTCAAAATGTGCATAAGGACCTTTCTGAGTGAAGAAGTATGGCCATTGCTCTCTTAAATCTGTAATGGCTGGTGCTGGTAATGCATTTATTTGGCGACGCTGCAGGCAGAAGGTTGTTTCCATGAATTGCTTTACTTCTGCTCTTTCAGCCCCATTCGTGCCGTCTCGGCGGTATATCTCCTCCATCCGTTGACGTTTCTGTTCTACTGTTTCATCTGTCTCCTCTGGTGGGAGGTCAGGCTGGAATCGGGTGCAGCCATATGTATCAGTAGGTCCTCTTTTTAGTCCATCACCAGATGAACGGTGTTGGCGAAAGCTGCTGTTGCGGTTCAGATTCTCAATTCggttttttatttgaattaagaGTGAGGTATAGCCATCTCCCAGTAGTTGACCATTGTCACGTAGATCAGCAAAACTCTGAGGGTACTGGCGGGTGATTTTTCGGCAGACAGTGACACATTGTGAGCGTGTTGGGTTTTGCTCATGTCTCCTCATCTCATCTGCCAAAACTCTGACCATCTGTCGTCGTGCTGCAGGTGAAGGTCTCTTGCCATCAGCTACTGCTGAACGAATTTCCACAGGCATGAGGTTCCATGGCACCTGGAATGTTTCTGGCCACGATTTTCTGATAAGGATGGATGGCCCACAATCTTCTGAGCTGTTAGAGTCTGTGTTTGAGAGTGAGACTACACTTATTGGACTCGAGCAAGAATGTGCTAAAGGACTTGTGACTGCTGGGGCTGGAGAAGGGAACATTTGTAGGTCTAAAGTGATCACCTCTGTCTCTACAATAGAAAAAGCAAAGGATAAACAACACTGGCATTAATGATCAAAATCTGtcttgtaaataaaacattaaagggttGGTATTATTTGTAACTTACAGCTCACATGGAAAATTAAGCATAatgtacattttacacaattaattacatcagtaaaaatggaaaagatgtaaactatataactatataattaaaatttacttcAACATTACCATTTTTAAATGCTTCCAAGAGCTTTCGTTGTTGAATGGCAGGCAATAGGTCACTAATATCTTCTTGAGTTACATATTTCAGGTCTTGTGTAGATTCCAGTCCAGAGCCTAATAGCTTGTCAATCAGTGCCTGTTGAGTGCCTTTCTCAATTGTTGGCAAAGCTCTGAAGATGATGCCCTTCAGGTCATCAGTCAAAATGCTCATTGCACTACAAGGAGGGAAAAGAATGGTGAAGAACTATTAGTACCATGTCACCGATTGCATACTCAGGTAGAGGGTAATAATCAAGTAGGTTTTCCTGATTAACACAGTGATAACCGCTTTTGATTGGTGTGATGCAGTGAACACCTACACCATGCAGATACAAAGCCTTGTACTTTTCAGTGATGAAATACACTGAATTATTGTGGATGAGTATCATAATAATCTTACCAACCTCGAGTCCATCCTCATCTTTACTGATAACAACCAACatgttttttcctgtattttgtACCTTTTACAGTTGCTTCATGGGCAACCAATGTATTTGGGGGTCGAAAGTCATAATTTGCAATTGAGTCCCTGATGCCATCATTATAGTCACTCGGAAAAAACTCATTTGCCTTTTCTACTACAATTTCTGGTGGGAAGAAATTGCCAGCACTAAGATATGCTTGCAGAAGCTGATGTCTCTCTGCAAGGCTTGagcacacatttttaaagttatgCAGTTTTCTCGCGCACTGTTTGAAGTATGTGTGCTTACTTTCAAATCTCAAAGTCCACAAACGAATGAGTGGCCCAAACTTAATGATGAGCTCTGGATAATGGCTCATGTAATGATGCTTAGGTTTAAGCCTATGATGGGGAAAGGCTTGTTTTCTGAAATGCAAGTATTCATCAATAAGGACTCTTAAATACCCTATCTGGCCAGTGGAAATGGCTGGTGCACAAATCAATGCCACAATTTCCCTTAGTTGTAAAACCAGTTGCCATATCTCATTTTCAGAAGGAGATGTAATCTTCTCTCCAATCAACAATGGTAACAGTCTCAGTAAAGACCAGTTCTGCACAGCATGGCCAGCTAGTCTGTCACTTCCTGGGTTTACCTcacaaggtttgttatttgcaTCGTTACCAAGATACCGGAACTGATTGATTCGTCGATTCATTTCTATATAAGTAAACTGTTTGTCAACAGTGACAAGATGGTTGATAAACAAAGAAAGATCAATGGCAACGACGCCTTCAAACAAATCATGCCCAAGACAAGGAGGCAACCCAGGCTGGCATACATGAAAGAAAGACAGGCTGTTGAATAGAGAGTCAAATTTGATGCCTCCACTATGAACTGAA includes the following:
- the LOC121656450 gene encoding uncharacterized protein LOC121656450, whose translation is MKNFTVVDDTGSATNFFFTSCFSGKQTVTQPSGPGFLNWIFQITSGKQTVTQPSGPGFLNWIFQITSAMSILTDDLKGIIFRALPTIEKGTQQALIDKLLGSGLESTQDLKYVTQEDISDLLPAIQQRKLLEAFKNETEVITLDLQMFPSPAPAVTSPLAHSCSSPISVVSLSNTDSNSSEDCGPSILIRKSWPETFQVPWNLMPVEIRSAVADGKRPSPAARRQMVRVLADEMRRHEQNPTRSQCVTVCRKITRQYPQSFADLRDNGQLLGDGYTSLLIQIKNRIENLNRNSSFRQHRSSGDGLKRGPTDTYGCTRFQPDLPPEETDETVEQKRQRMEEIYRRDGTNGAERAEVKQFMETTFCLQRRQINALPAPAITDLREQWPYFFTQKGPYAHFELLTDIKVLRALELAMEECGSTIVEFFKNKPTNADVRAVLSLGPNLELSFGIIQLLMAHFSETLEGLILLANACDTAADVERTLTLPATPRLILCVSGETPGSCIHRWMISLEEHIICEGIQPTFLTGLAAVFSTYYAFNLQYHDDAACTLEFIQRWFIGINPERGTKAGRGKVQSKKTGKIAQKKVTSVNPRVSSLLKKLMDFAWDFI